A single Pseudomonas sp. DC1.2 DNA region contains:
- a CDS encoding LacI family DNA-binding transcriptional regulator, translated as MNDFSAAQRSRVTMLDVAEHAGVSKASVSRFIGDDRALLSDNTALRIEQAISELGYRPNQMARGLKRGRTRLIGMLVADIRNPYSIAVMHGVETACRQHGYSLVVCNTDRDDEQERQHLALLRSYNIEGLIVNTLGHHRDELRELHREMPLVLVDRKVEQLESDLVGLDNPAAIEMALAHLEERGYRDVLLVTEPFDGTSSRVERVSSFKAQIDQRAALQGAVVETGSDLTSRLKTFLDTPGPGPKALFCANGIAALASTHSLRELKCNLFEEIGLIALDDLDWYPLVGSGITALAQPTAEIGASAFECLLKRLRGDTGPVRMLDFSPRLVVRGSTFGVQG; from the coding sequence GTGAACGATTTCTCCGCCGCCCAGCGCAGCCGCGTCACCATGCTCGATGTCGCCGAACACGCCGGCGTGTCCAAGGCCAGCGTCTCGCGCTTTATCGGCGACGACCGCGCCCTGCTCTCCGACAACACTGCCTTGCGCATCGAACAAGCCATCAGCGAATTGGGCTACCGCCCCAACCAAATGGCCCGTGGTCTTAAACGCGGGCGAACCCGCCTGATCGGCATGCTGGTGGCCGATATCCGTAACCCTTATTCGATTGCCGTGATGCATGGCGTGGAAACCGCTTGCCGCCAGCACGGCTACAGCCTGGTGGTGTGCAACACCGACCGCGATGACGAGCAGGAGCGTCAGCACCTGGCGTTGCTGCGTTCGTACAACATCGAAGGTCTGATCGTGAATACCCTGGGCCATCACCGTGATGAGCTGCGGGAGCTGCATCGGGAAATGCCGTTGGTGCTGGTGGATCGCAAGGTTGAGCAGCTCGAGAGCGATTTGGTCGGGCTGGATAATCCGGCCGCCATCGAGATGGCCCTTGCCCACCTTGAAGAGCGCGGCTACCGCGATGTGTTGCTGGTGACTGAGCCGTTCGACGGCACCAGTTCGCGGGTTGAGCGGGTGAGCAGTTTCAAGGCACAGATCGATCAGCGTGCGGCGCTGCAAGGTGCTGTGGTCGAAACTGGCAGCGACCTGACGTCACGTTTGAAAACCTTCCTCGACACACCCGGCCCTGGGCCGAAAGCGCTGTTCTGCGCCAACGGGATTGCGGCGTTGGCCAGTACCCATTCGTTGCGCGAGCTGAAGTGCAACCTGTTTGAGGAGATTGGGCTGATCGCGCTCGATGATCTCGATTGGTATCCGTTGGTAGGCAGCGGGATTACTGCCCTTGCCCAGCCGACGGCGGAGATTGGTGCGAGTGCGTTTGAGTGCTTGCTCAAGCGGTTGCGCGGGGATACCGGGCCGGTGCGGATGTTGGATTTTTCGCCGCGGCTGGTGGTGCGCGGATCAACATTCGGAGTGCAGGGTTGA
- a CDS encoding sugar kinase, whose amino-acid sequence MSEIDILSFGETMAMFVAEQNGDLADVGHFHKRIAGADSNVAIGLSRLGFKVAWLSRVGADSLGRFVIDTLEQEGLDCRHVEIDPAHPTGFQLKSRADDGSDPVVEYFRRGSAASHLSVQSITTQLLSARHLHTTGIAPALSVSARELSFELMTRMRAAGRSVSFDPNLRPSLWASEHQMINEINRLAALAHWVLPGLSEGRLLTGFDDPADIAAFYLDLGVEAVAIKLGPHGAYYRTQLDRGFVAGVPVTNVVDTVGAGDGFAVGMISALLENHSFADAVQRANWIGSRAVQSRGDMEGLPTRAQLQASIPEYA is encoded by the coding sequence ATGTCTGAGATCGATATTCTGTCGTTCGGCGAAACCATGGCGATGTTCGTTGCCGAGCAAAACGGCGACCTGGCCGACGTCGGCCATTTTCATAAACGCATTGCCGGGGCCGACAGCAACGTCGCTATCGGCTTGTCGCGGCTCGGGTTCAAGGTTGCCTGGCTCAGCCGGGTCGGCGCTGATTCCTTGGGTCGATTTGTGATCGATACGCTGGAGCAAGAAGGCCTGGATTGCCGCCATGTCGAGATCGACCCGGCGCACCCCACCGGTTTTCAGCTCAAGTCGCGTGCCGATGATGGCAGCGACCCGGTGGTCGAGTATTTCCGACGTGGTTCGGCAGCCAGTCATTTGTCGGTGCAGTCGATTACCACGCAATTGCTCAGTGCTCGGCACTTGCACACCACCGGCATTGCGCCGGCACTGTCGGTCAGCGCTCGGGAATTGTCGTTCGAGTTGATGACCCGCATGCGTGCGGCCGGTCGTAGCGTGTCTTTCGACCCGAACCTGCGCCCGAGCCTATGGGCCAGTGAGCACCAGATGATCAACGAGATCAATCGCCTCGCGGCCCTCGCCCACTGGGTGCTGCCGGGCTTGAGTGAAGGCCGTTTGCTCACCGGCTTCGACGATCCGGCTGACATTGCAGCGTTTTACCTCGACCTTGGCGTCGAAGCGGTGGCGATAAAGCTCGGGCCGCACGGCGCCTACTACCGCACGCAATTGGATCGAGGGTTTGTGGCCGGTGTGCCGGTTACCAACGTAGTCGACACCGTCGGTGCTGGCGACGGCTTTGCCGTCGGCATGATCAGCGCCCTGCTGGAAAACCACAGCTTTGCCGACGCCGTGCAGCGGGCCAACTGGATTGGTAGCCGAGCGGTGCAAAGTCGAGGGGATATGGAGGGGTTGCCGACCCGAGCCCAATTGCAAGCTTCTATACCCGAGTATGCCTAG
- a CDS encoding NAD(P)-dependent oxidoreductase produces MTIKKQVVLYKKLSPLLMARLHEQTEVTLIDNLDAEGLAQLREALPKAQGLLGASLRLDAALLDLAPHLQAIASVSVGVDNYDIDYLTRRRILLSNTPDVLTETTADTGFALILATARRVVELASLVRAGQWNRNISPAQFGTDVHGKTLGIIGMGRIGEALAQRGHFGFGMPVIYHSQSPKPAVEQRFNAQYRSLPDLLQQADFVCLTLPLTAETEGLIGTEQFALMRPTSIFINISRGKVVDEAAMIQALSRGQIRAAGLDVFEREPLNVDSALLQLNNVVATPHIGSATHETREAMASCAVDNLLMALAGERPVNLVNAGAWQA; encoded by the coding sequence ATGACGATAAAAAAGCAGGTTGTGCTGTACAAGAAACTTTCGCCGTTGCTGATGGCCCGCCTGCACGAGCAGACCGAGGTGACCCTGATCGACAACCTTGATGCCGAGGGTTTGGCGCAACTTCGCGAAGCCCTGCCCAAGGCTCAGGGCTTGCTGGGCGCGAGCCTGAGACTGGACGCTGCATTGCTTGATCTGGCGCCCCACCTGCAAGCCATCGCTAGTGTCTCGGTGGGCGTCGACAACTACGATATCGACTACCTGACCCGGCGGCGGATCCTGCTCAGCAACACCCCGGACGTCCTGACCGAAACCACCGCCGACACCGGTTTCGCGCTAATCCTGGCCACCGCTCGCCGCGTGGTGGAACTGGCCAGCCTGGTTCGCGCCGGCCAATGGAACCGCAACATTAGCCCGGCGCAGTTTGGGACCGATGTACACGGCAAAACCCTCGGCATCATTGGTATGGGCCGCATCGGTGAAGCCTTGGCCCAACGCGGGCATTTCGGGTTTGGCATGCCAGTGATCTATCACAGCCAATCACCGAAGCCTGCGGTGGAACAGCGCTTCAACGCGCAGTACCGCAGCCTGCCCGACCTGTTGCAACAGGCAGATTTTGTGTGCCTGACGTTGCCACTGACGGCAGAAACCGAGGGTTTGATTGGCACCGAACAATTTGCCTTGATGCGCCCAACGTCCATTTTCATCAACATTTCCAGGGGCAAGGTGGTGGACGAAGCCGCGATGATTCAAGCCTTGAGCAGGGGGCAGATTCGCGCGGCAGGGCTCGATGTGTTCGAGCGTGAGCCGCTGAACGTTGACTCTGCGTTGTTGCAGTTGAACAACGTCGTGGCTACGCCGCACATAGGCTCGGCAACCCATGAGACCCGGGAGGCGATGGCCAGTTGCGCAGTGGACAATCTGCTAATGGCATTGGCGGGTGAGCGACCCGTAAATCTGGTAAATGCCGGAGCGTGGCAGGCTTAA
- a CDS encoding pyridoxal phosphate-dependent aminotransferase: MRFSALTQRITGDGATAWQIHDRALEMRKQGVDILLLSVGDPDFDTPAPIVQAAIDSLLAGDTHYSDVRGLGALRASIANRHRRRSGQAVETDHVIVLPGAQCAVYAVAQCLLDPGDEVIVAEPMYVTYEGVFGACGAKVVPVAVRPENGFRVDPADVAALITPKTRAILLNSPNNPSGASLSLMIWQELAALCVRHDLWLISDEVYSELLYDGEHISPASLPGMAARTATINSVSKSHAMTGWRVGWVIGPKPLVEHLMHLTLCMLFGIPDFVQKAAQVALDADLPEVALMREEYRQRRDLVCARLRGCPGILPIKPDGGMFVMVDVRQTGLGAQDFAERLLDGYGVSVLAGEAFGPSAAGHIRLGLVVNQVKLADACRRIALCAADLIEARRA, from the coding sequence ATGCGCTTTTCAGCCCTGACCCAACGAATCACCGGTGACGGAGCTACGGCCTGGCAGATTCATGATCGAGCGCTGGAAATGCGCAAGCAGGGCGTCGATATTTTGCTGTTGTCAGTCGGTGACCCGGACTTTGATACACCGGCACCGATTGTTCAGGCGGCTATCGACAGCCTGCTCGCTGGCGACACACATTATTCCGACGTGCGCGGCCTCGGGGCGTTACGCGCCAGCATCGCCAACCGTCATCGGCGGCGCAGTGGTCAGGCGGTGGAGACCGACCATGTGATCGTGCTGCCCGGCGCGCAATGCGCGGTGTACGCGGTAGCACAATGCCTGCTTGATCCGGGCGATGAAGTCATCGTCGCCGAGCCGATGTATGTCACCTATGAAGGCGTGTTTGGGGCCTGCGGGGCGAAGGTGGTGCCGGTGGCGGTGCGTCCCGAGAACGGCTTTCGGGTCGACCCGGCGGACGTCGCAGCACTGATCACGCCAAAGACCCGTGCGATCCTGCTCAATAGCCCGAACAATCCGTCCGGTGCCAGCCTGTCGTTGATGATCTGGCAAGAACTCGCGGCGCTGTGTGTTCGTCATGACCTGTGGCTGATCAGCGACGAGGTCTACAGCGAATTGCTCTATGACGGTGAGCACATCAGCCCGGCCAGCTTGCCGGGCATGGCCGCGCGCACGGCGACCATCAATAGCGTGTCGAAGTCTCACGCCATGACCGGTTGGCGAGTGGGGTGGGTGATCGGCCCGAAACCGTTGGTTGAGCATCTGATGCACCTGACGCTGTGCATGCTGTTCGGCATTCCTGATTTTGTGCAGAAGGCTGCCCAAGTGGCGCTGGACGCAGACCTGCCCGAAGTGGCACTGATGCGCGAAGAGTATCGTCAGCGTCGTGACCTGGTCTGCGCGCGCCTGCGGGGTTGCCCGGGGATTCTACCGATCAAGCCTGATGGCGGGATGTTCGTGATGGTTGATGTGCGTCAGACCGGGCTGGGCGCTCAAGATTTTGCCGAGCGACTGCTGGATGGTTACGGGGTGTCGGTGCTGGCCGGTGAAGCCTTCGGGCCGAGCGCGGCAGGGCATATTCGACTGGGGCTGGTAGTGAATCAGGTGAAACTGGCGGATGCGTGTCGACGGATTGCCTTGTGTGCGGCGGATTTGATTGAAGCACGGCGAGCTTGA
- a CDS encoding AP endonuclease: MNKAPVSISLSSYGADLVRQRGQGSFIDVLAAAGATRIEWREELLTVEDPTQLADATQAQGLESIYSSPIELWRAGQSKPNPELAITLQRAQTFGAKWLKVSLGYFTDNNDLQALARQLSQSPVQLLVENDQTLHGGRIEPFQRFFNDVEQHRLPIKMTFDIGNWQWQDQSAASAARLLGRHVGYVHCKAVVRRTDGKWVAIPPGAADLHLWEQLLRHMAQGVMRAAEYPLQGDDLVQLTTEHVATLARLGQSRLESTHV, translated from the coding sequence ATGAATAAAGCCCCCGTTTCTATCAGCCTGTCCAGCTACGGCGCCGATCTTGTTCGCCAACGCGGCCAAGGCAGTTTCATCGACGTATTGGCCGCCGCTGGCGCCACGCGTATCGAATGGCGCGAAGAATTGTTGACGGTTGAAGACCCGACGCAACTGGCTGACGCCACTCAGGCTCAAGGCTTGGAAAGCATCTATTCCTCGCCCATCGAGCTGTGGCGCGCCGGTCAATCGAAACCCAATCCCGAGCTGGCCATAACCCTGCAACGGGCCCAGACATTCGGCGCTAAATGGCTGAAAGTCTCCCTCGGCTATTTCACCGACAACAACGATCTCCAGGCATTGGCGCGGCAACTGAGCCAGAGCCCGGTGCAACTGCTGGTGGAAAACGACCAAACGTTGCACGGCGGGCGTATCGAACCGTTCCAGCGTTTCTTCAATGACGTCGAGCAGCACCGCCTGCCGATCAAAATGACCTTCGACATCGGCAACTGGCAATGGCAGGACCAGTCCGCCGCCAGCGCTGCGCGGTTGCTCGGGCGGCATGTCGGTTACGTGCATTGCAAAGCCGTAGTCCGCCGGACCGACGGTAAATGGGTGGCAATACCGCCCGGCGCCGCCGACCTGCATTTATGGGAACAACTGCTGCGTCACATGGCCCAAGGCGTCATGCGGGCGGCGGAATATCCGCTGCAAGGCGATGACCTGGTGCAACTGACCACAGAACATGTCGCCACCCTCGCCCGCCTCGGTCAATCACGGTTGGAGAGCACGCATGTCTGA
- a CDS encoding MFS transporter: MKTATLAARRWWYIMPIVFITYSLAYLDRANYGFAAASGMAADLMITPGLSSMLGALFFLGYFFFQVPGAMYAQKHSVKKLIFVSLIFWGGLATLTGIVSNAYWLIVIRFMLGVVEAAVMPAMLVYLCHWFTRAERSRANTFLILGNPVTMLWMSVVSGYLVQHFSWRWMFIVEGLPAVIWAFIWWRLADERPAQAKWLSDQEKQDLESALAAEQVGIKAVKNYAEAFRSPKVIVLALQFFCWSIGVYGFVLWLPSILKAGLQMDMIEAGWLSALPYLAAVIGMLAVSWGSDKLQKRKRFVWPPLLIASIAFYGSYVLGAEHFWWSYTLLVIAGACMYAPYGPFFAIVPEILPANVAGGAMALINSMGALGSFGGSYLVGYLNSTTGSPGASYLLMSGALMLSVVLTIFLKPGASDRVVAKAVVKRPMAAHP; this comes from the coding sequence ATGAAAACTGCAACACTTGCCGCCCGTCGCTGGTGGTACATCATGCCCATCGTTTTTATCACCTACAGCCTGGCGTATCTGGACCGCGCCAATTACGGGTTCGCCGCCGCCTCGGGGATGGCCGCCGACCTGATGATCACTCCGGGCCTGTCGTCGATGCTAGGGGCGCTATTCTTCCTCGGCTACTTTTTCTTTCAGGTGCCGGGCGCGATGTACGCGCAGAAACACAGCGTAAAAAAGCTGATTTTCGTCAGTCTGATTTTTTGGGGTGGCCTCGCTACCCTGACCGGGATCGTCTCCAACGCCTATTGGCTGATCGTTATTCGCTTCATGCTCGGCGTGGTCGAAGCCGCTGTAATGCCGGCGATGCTGGTGTATCTGTGCCACTGGTTTACCCGCGCCGAACGCTCGCGAGCCAACACGTTTCTGATCCTCGGCAACCCGGTGACGATGCTGTGGATGTCGGTGGTTTCGGGCTATCTGGTGCAGCACTTCAGTTGGCGCTGGATGTTTATCGTCGAAGGACTGCCGGCGGTGATCTGGGCCTTTATCTGGTGGCGCCTGGCCGATGAGCGTCCGGCTCAGGCCAAGTGGCTCAGTGACCAGGAAAAGCAGGATCTGGAAAGCGCTCTGGCTGCCGAACAGGTGGGTATCAAAGCGGTAAAGAACTACGCAGAAGCCTTCCGCTCGCCGAAAGTGATCGTACTGGCCTTGCAGTTTTTCTGCTGGAGCATTGGCGTCTACGGGTTCGTGCTGTGGCTGCCGTCGATCCTCAAGGCGGGTTTGCAGATGGACATGATCGAAGCCGGCTGGCTTTCGGCGCTGCCGTACCTGGCGGCGGTGATCGGCATGCTAGCGGTGTCCTGGGGTTCGGACAAATTGCAGAAGCGCAAACGCTTTGTGTGGCCGCCGCTGTTGATCGCCTCGATTGCGTTCTACGGCTCCTACGTTTTGGGTGCTGAGCATTTCTGGTGGTCCTACACCTTGTTGGTGATCGCCGGCGCCTGCATGTACGCGCCTTACGGGCCATTCTTTGCGATCGTCCCGGAAATCCTCCCGGCCAACGTTGCCGGTGGCGCCATGGCGCTGATCAACAGCATGGGCGCACTCGGCTCGTTTGGTGGTTCTTATCTGGTCGGTTATTTGAACAGCACCACCGGTTCGCCCGGCGCGTCTTATCTGTTGATGAGCGGCGCCTTGATGCTTTCAGTGGTGCTGACGATTTTCCTCAAGCCCGGTGCCAGTGACCGGGTCGTGGCCAAGGCTGTTGTGAAACGGCCGATGGCGGCTCACCCTTGA